From the genome of Candidatus Babeliales bacterium, one region includes:
- a CDS encoding tRNA-guanosine(34) transglycosylase, translating to MSQQFKFEIIHQSRKSRARVGRIYTPHGVIETPSFVAVGTNATLKALDSKTVEDIGLQLMFCNTYHLMLQPGTKVIKQAGGLHSFMNRNMPLITDSGGFQVFSLAYGTVKDELKSKGKKKHDGSVLKITDDGVLFRSYRDGTRVLLTPESSVRAQKDLGADIIIPLDELPPYHIDPKKLESSVERTHRWEKRSLDEHMKNPNNQAMYAVVHGGIDQNLRKKSIDYLKTLPFDGYAIGGSIGKNREEMVELLTFLMPHMPQNKPNHLLGIGDLESIHPIVKLGIDTFDSSHPTRCARHGLLFTKRGNIKILNTTNKTAFEPVDPACACHTCTHYTRAYLHHLFKAKEMTGYILATIHNLHFMVTLMSEYRQNILNDEI from the coding sequence ATGTCACAGCAGTTCAAATTCGAGATCATTCATCAATCAAGAAAGTCACGTGCACGTGTTGGGCGCATCTACACACCACATGGAGTCATTGAGACCCCTTCGTTTGTCGCGGTTGGCACGAACGCCACCCTCAAAGCACTTGATAGCAAAACAGTCGAGGATATTGGGCTCCAACTCATGTTCTGCAACACATACCACCTCATGCTCCAACCAGGAACCAAAGTCATCAAACAAGCCGGCGGATTGCACTCGTTCATGAACCGAAATATGCCGCTCATAACTGATTCTGGTGGTTTCCAAGTGTTCAGCTTGGCATATGGAACCGTTAAGGACGAACTCAAGAGCAAGGGTAAAAAGAAGCATGACGGTTCGGTCCTCAAGATCACCGATGACGGTGTTCTTTTTAGATCGTATCGAGACGGAACGAGGGTTCTTCTCACGCCCGAATCATCAGTACGTGCACAAAAAGATCTAGGGGCTGATATCATTATCCCGCTCGACGAGCTACCACCATATCATATCGATCCCAAAAAGTTAGAATCATCAGTAGAACGCACACATCGCTGGGAAAAACGCTCACTAGACGAACATATGAAAAATCCAAACAATCAAGCAATGTACGCTGTTGTCCACGGAGGGATTGATCAAAATCTCCGCAAAAAAAGTATCGACTATCTCAAAACATTGCCGTTTGATGGCTACGCTATCGGAGGAAGCATTGGGAAAAATCGTGAAGAAATGGTTGAGCTTCTCACATTTTTGATGCCACATATGCCGCAAAATAAACCCAATCATCTTCTCGGAATTGGTGACCTAGAATCCATTCATCCGATTGTCAAACTCGGCATCGATACATTCGACAGCTCACATCCAACGCGTTGTGCACGACACGGACTATTGTTTACCAAACGCGGTAACATAAAAATTCTCAACACAACAAATAAAACTGCTTTTGAACCCGTTGATCCAGCATGCGCATGTCACACATGTACTCATTACACACGTGCATATCTGCATCACTTATTCAAGGCAAAGGAAATGACCGGGTATATTCTGGCAACCATTCATAACCTTCACTTTATGGTCACACTTATGTCAGAGTATCGTCAAAATATTCTAAACGACGAGATCTAA
- the murB gene encoding UDP-N-acetylmuramate dehydrogenase, with the protein MMKLQINHPTPLPQSLRTNIPLHDKTFFRTGGPAAYFSEPTTVDELQYARTFAHDNSLPIFILGSGANILISDEGCDGLVIKPHMTNITITDDLVTAEAGTTLNALIITSLEHQLGGLEVFSGIPGTVGGSTYINVHYFEHGLSDFIVSGQVMNVKTGEITTVDAEWFQFGYDQSKLFDKQHILVSTTFKLAPLSQTDAAFALGRRHEIIRHRERRYPKTHTCGSFFRNFTPDEVTLEINGRKMIFIAYYLDKLGMKGELTAGDAIISYQHANMIINRGTATSHDIITLARTMQQKVFDAYGIIPQPECQLVGFSKYPLL; encoded by the coding sequence GTGATGAAATTACAAATCAATCACCCTACACCGCTACCACAATCGCTACGCACCAACATACCGCTTCACGACAAAACATTCTTCCGAACAGGCGGACCTGCAGCTTATTTTAGTGAACCAACAACCGTTGATGAACTCCAGTATGCACGCACCTTTGCACACGATAATTCACTTCCTATTTTCATCCTCGGATCAGGTGCAAATATACTTATTAGTGATGAAGGTTGTGATGGCCTTGTTATCAAACCACACATGACCAACATCACCATTACTGATGATCTTGTAACTGCTGAAGCAGGCACCACACTAAATGCGCTCATCATAACTAGCCTTGAACACCAGCTTGGTGGCCTTGAAGTCTTTAGCGGCATTCCAGGTACTGTCGGAGGTTCAACCTACATTAACGTGCACTACTTTGAGCATGGGCTCAGTGACTTCATTGTTTCAGGACAGGTTATGAATGTAAAAACGGGCGAGATTACCACAGTCGATGCTGAGTGGTTTCAATTTGGATACGATCAATCCAAACTATTTGACAAGCAACACATACTTGTCAGCACCACATTCAAACTTGCACCACTGTCTCAAACAGACGCAGCCTTTGCTCTTGGTCGACGACATGAGATCATACGACACAGAGAACGCCGATACCCAAAGACACATACATGCGGTAGTTTCTTTAGAAATTTTACACCCGATGAAGTCACGCTTGAGATTAACGGCCGCAAGATGATCTTCATTGCCTACTATTTAGACAAACTTGGCATGAAAGGGGAGCTTACCGCTGGTGATGCAATCATTTCGTACCAACATGCCAACATGATCATCAATCGTGGCACAGCGACATCACACGATATCATCACGCTAGCACGTACTATGCAGCAGAAAGTATTTGACGCATACGGAATCATTCCACAACCGGAATGTCAACTTGTTGGTTTTAGCAAATATCCATTGCTATAA
- a CDS encoding RNA methyltransferase — MNEITSVHNENIKTVTRLTSVKERYNQNLFLAEGTRTIKTILTAGTELHTLYSTHAMLIHAQKMTGDSKIILVSDHVMEKISSATTPSGLLATFVIPPHPKPDVLSSGLILANISDPGNMGTLIRTSVALNRSSIVLIGGVDPYNPKVVQASAGTITSLRIFRWSWHDVLTHKGSLQLAATVISGGAEPKVINADEALLVIGSEAHGLTSEIKESSDVHITLPMPGPAESLNAAIAGSIIAYLIWSH, encoded by the coding sequence ATGAACGAGATAACCTCAGTCCACAATGAGAATATAAAAACCGTTACCAGGCTTACCTCAGTAAAAGAAAGGTATAACCAAAACCTCTTTCTTGCTGAAGGCACGCGCACCATCAAAACGATCCTCACGGCAGGAACAGAACTTCACACCCTGTACAGCACACATGCAATGTTAATTCATGCACAAAAAATGACTGGGGATTCCAAGATCATTCTTGTAAGTGATCATGTTATGGAAAAAATCTCATCGGCAACAACACCAAGCGGCCTTCTTGCCACGTTTGTTATTCCCCCACACCCCAAGCCAGATGTTTTATCTTCAGGCCTCATCTTGGCCAATATTTCTGATCCTGGAAACATGGGAACACTTATACGCACCAGTGTTGCTTTGAACCGTTCATCAATTGTACTGATAGGTGGTGTTGATCCATATAATCCAAAAGTAGTTCAGGCAAGTGCCGGCACTATTACCTCCCTTCGTATCTTCCGGTGGTCATGGCACGATGTACTTACACACAAAGGCTCGCTACAACTTGCCGCAACCGTCATCTCTGGTGGCGCGGAGCCGAAAGTCATCAATGCTGACGAGGCGCTTCTTGTCATTGGCAGTGAAGCACATGGACTCACATCTGAAATCAAGGAGAGCTCTGATGTGCACATAACACTCCCTATGCCTGGTCCTGCAGAAAGCTTGAATGCAGCGATTGCAGGTTCCATTATTGCGTACCTAATCTGGTCACATTAA
- a CDS encoding queuosine precursor transporter — protein MNELIFLLHITMISATLIVANRIGLQALIGLMCIFAVLMNLFVTKQITLFGLTVTPTDAFVVGITLGINLIQEFYDRATAQRTIWVTFFTSLVTMLLSMIHLAYTPASVDTQHPHFTAILGVMPRIVIASLVTYLIVLYLDTRLYAILKYKLPFASLVTRNYLSISATQLVDTILFSILGLYGVVHSLAHIMIVSYAIKLSVIAIATPFVGLTKYFQPR, from the coding sequence ATGAATGAATTAATTTTTCTATTACATATCACGATGATCAGCGCCACATTGATCGTCGCAAACCGCATCGGCCTACAGGCGCTGATAGGACTCATGTGTATCTTCGCAGTACTCATGAATCTCTTTGTAACTAAGCAAATCACCCTCTTTGGTCTAACCGTGACACCAACTGATGCTTTTGTTGTCGGTATCACACTCGGCATTAACCTGATCCAAGAGTTTTACGATCGTGCCACGGCACAACGGACCATTTGGGTAACCTTCTTCACCTCACTTGTAACCATGCTGCTAAGCATGATCCACCTCGCCTATACGCCTGCTTCAGTTGATACGCAGCATCCTCATTTTACTGCCATACTTGGTGTCATGCCACGGATTGTAATCGCATCATTGGTCACCTACCTGATCGTCCTTTATCTCGACACTCGCTTATATGCGATTCTCAAGTATAAACTTCCTTTTGCATCCCTAGTCACACGCAACTATCTGAGCATCTCAGCAACCCAGCTAGTTGACACAATCTTATTCAGCATATTGGGGCTTTATGGCGTCGTGCACTCGCTTGCGCACATCATGATCGTCAGTTACGCTATCAAATTGAGTGTGATTGCTATAGCAACACCATTTGTAGGACTGACCAAATATTTCCAACCTCGTTAA